In one window of Desulfonatronospira thiodismutans ASO3-1 DNA:
- a CDS encoding phosphoribulokinase, with amino-acid sequence MRRTKPIILGIAGDSGSGKTTLARGIRQILGNEIVTGICIDDYHKYSREERKEQNLSALHPDCNYLDILQSHIAELRRGKAILKPVYDHSKGDFSRFKYVEPADFIVVEGLLAFHIKKLREMFDVKIYLDPEDFLRETWKIQRDTSERGYSEREAKNTLHRRAELSTRYIRPQREHADIVLNFYPPPELPGETGSRLNARLILRPTIRYPDFSQFIDQDQEADENCLSFTLGRDSGTPVDLLHIQGNISQDTLEYTSRLILEHLSEAGPTSLENIGRYLEGKTPRKSYPLALAQLLVGFCLHKLKINR; translated from the coding sequence ATGCGAAGGACCAAACCCATAATCCTGGGAATCGCCGGGGACAGCGGTTCCGGCAAGACCACCCTGGCCAGGGGCATCAGGCAGATCCTGGGCAATGAAATCGTCACCGGCATCTGTATTGACGATTACCACAAGTACAGTCGGGAAGAGCGCAAGGAGCAAAACCTTTCCGCCCTGCACCCGGACTGCAATTACCTGGATATTCTGCAGAGCCACATAGCTGAACTGCGCCGGGGTAAAGCCATACTCAAGCCAGTATACGACCACAGCAAAGGTGATTTTTCCCGGTTCAAATATGTAGAGCCGGCTGATTTCATAGTTGTGGAGGGACTGCTTGCGTTTCACATCAAAAAACTGCGGGAAATGTTCGACGTCAAGATCTATCTTGATCCCGAAGATTTCCTTCGGGAAACATGGAAGATACAGCGCGACACCAGTGAGCGCGGCTATAGCGAAAGAGAGGCCAAAAACACCCTGCACCGAAGGGCTGAACTGTCCACCCGTTATATCCGTCCCCAGCGGGAGCATGCCGATATTGTGCTCAACTTTTACCCACCGCCGGAACTGCCCGGGGAAACCGGAAGCAGGCTGAACGCAAGGCTCATATTGCGGCCCACCATCAGATACCCCGATTTTTCCCAGTTCATTGACCAGGACCAGGAAGCGGATGAAAACTGCCTGTCCTTCACTCTGGGCAGGGACTCGGGCACCCCGGTTGACCTTCTGCATATCCAGGGCAACATCAGTCAGGACACACTGGAATACACGTCCAGGCTCATCCTGGAGCACCTGTCCGAAGCAGGACCCACGAGCCTTGAAAACATAGGTCGCTACCTGGAGGGCAAGACCCCCCGGAAAAGCTACCCCCTGGCTCTGGCCCAGCTGCTTGTCGGCTTCTGCCTGCACAAGCTGAAGATAAACCGTTGA